In Zalophus californianus isolate mZalCal1 chromosome 4, mZalCal1.pri.v2, whole genome shotgun sequence, the following proteins share a genomic window:
- the ZBTB17 gene encoding zinc finger and BTB domain-containing protein 17 isoform X3 — translation MAAMDFPQHSRHVLEQLNQQRQLGLLCDCTFVVDGVDFKAHKAVLAACSEYFRMLFVDQKDVVHLDISNAAGLGQVLEFMYTAKLSLSSENVDDVLAVASFLQMQDIITACHALKSLAEPAASPGENMVASATEGGDKRAKEEKAAAPTLGELDPAGSGPPTGPGREPKEERGGQAESRASGAEQTEKADAPREPPPVEPKPDPTSSMAAAEAEAALSESSEQEMELEPARKGEEREAEGAAEVKEEGPPLEKGEAPEESEESASTDSGHELGAEARGLRSGTYGDRTESKAYGSVIHKCEDCGKEFTHTGNFKRHIRIHTGEKPFSCRECSKAFSDPAACKAHEKTHSPLKPYGCEECGKSYRLISLLNLHKKRHSGEARYRCEDCGKLFTTSGNLKRHQLVHSGEKPYQCDYCGRSFSDPTSKMRHLETHDTDKEHKCPHCDKKFNQVGNLKAHLKIHIADGPLKCRECGKQFTTSGNLKRHLRIHSGEKPYVCVHCQRQFADPGALQRHVRIHTGEKPCQCVMCGKAFTQASSLIAHVRQHTGEKPYVCERCGKRFVQSSQLANHIRHHDNIRPHKCSVCSKAFVNVGDLSKHIIIHTGEKPYLCDKCGRGFNRVDNLRSHVKTVHQGKAGIKILEPEEGGEVSVVTVDDMVTLATEALAATAVTQLTVVPVGAAVTADETEVLKAEISKAVKQVQEEDPNTHILYACDSCGDKFLDANSLAQHVRIHTAQALVMFQTDADFYQQYGPGSAWPAGQLQDLSSPLRHGAQL, via the exons CCATGGATTTTCCCCAGCACAGTCGGCACGTCCTGGAGCAGCTGAACCAGCAGCGGCAGCTGGGACTGTTGTGTGACTGCACATTTGTGGTGGACGGGGTTGACTTCAAAGCCCATAAAGCAGTTCTGGCGGCCTGCAGCGAGTACTTCAGGATGCTCTTCGTGGACCAGAAGGATGTGGTGCACCTGGACATCAGTAACGCGGCAG GCCTGGGGCAGGTGCTGGAGTTCATGTACACGGCCAAGCTGAGCCTGAGCTCTGAGAACGTGGATGATGTGTTGGCCGTGGCCAGCTTCCTGCAGATGCAGGACATCATCACGGCCTGCCACGCCCTCAAGTCACTGGCTGAGCCGGCCGCCAGCCCTGGGGAGAATATGGTGGCCTCAGCCACGGAAG GAGGAGACAAGAGAGCCAAAGAGGAGAAGGCGGCTGCCCCCACGCTGGGTGAGCTGGACCCCGCCGGCAGTGGTCCGCCCACAGgcccgggcagggagcccaaagaggaGCGGGGTGGCCAAGCCGAGAGCAGGGCCAGTG GGGCCGAGCAGACGGAGAAGGCTGACGCCCCCAGGGAGCCGCCCCCCGTGGAGCCCAAGCCCGACCCCACGAGCAGCATGGCCGCTGCCGAGGCCGAGGCCGCCTTGTCAGAGAGCTCGGAGCAAG AAATGGAGCTGGAGCCagccaggaaaggagaggagcGGGAGGCGGAGGGCGCGGCCGAGGTCAAGGAAGAGGGGCCGCCGCTGGAGAAGGGGGAGGCCCCCGAGGAGAGCGAGGAGTCAGCCAGCACGGACTCGGGCCACGAGCTGGGCGCCGAGGCCCGGGGCCTGCGCTCGGGCACCTACGGCGACCGCACGGAGTCCAAGGCGTACGGCTCGGTCATCCACAAGTGCGAG gacTGCGGGAAGGAGTTCACGCACACCGGCAACTTCAAGCGGCACATCCGCATCCACACGGGCGAGAAACCCTTCTCGTGCCGCGAGTGCAGCAAGGCCTTCTCGGACCCGGCTGCGTGCAAGGCCCACGAGAAGACTCACAG CCCGTTGAAGCCGTACGGCTGCGAGGAGTGCGGCAAGAGCTACCGGCTCATCAGCCTGCTGAACCTGCACAAGAAGCGGCACTCGGGCGAGGCGCGCTACCGCTGCGAGGACTGCGGGAAGCTCTTCACCACGTCGGGCAACCTGAAGCGCCACCAGCTGGTGCACAGCGGCGAGAAGCCCTACCAGTGCGACTACTGCGGCCGCTCCTTCTCCGACCCCACGTCCAAGATGCGCCACCTGGAGACCCATGACACCGACAAGGAGCACAAGTGCCCCCACTGCGACAAGAAGTTCAACCAG GTGGGGAATTTGAAGGCCCACCTGAAGATCCACATCGCCGACGGGCCGCTCAAGTGCCGAGAGTGCGGCAAGCAGTTCACCACCTCAG GGAACCTCAAGCGGCACCTCCGGATCCACAGCGGGGAGAAGCCGTACGTGTGCGTCCACTGCCAGCGGCAGTTCGCGGACCCCGGCGCCCTGCAGCGGCACGTCCGCATCCACACTG gcGAGAAGCCGTGCCAGTGTGTGATGTGCGGCAAGGCCTTCACCCAGGCCAGCTCCCTGATCGCGCATGTGCGCCAGCACACCGGGGAGAAGCCCTACGTTTGCGAGCGCTGTGGCAAGAG attCGTCCAGTCCAGCCAGTTGGCCAATCATATTCGCCACCACGACAACATTCGCCCTCACAAGTGCAGCGTGTGCAGCAAGGCCTTCGTGAACGTGGGGGACCTGTCCAAGCACATCATCATCCACACCG GAGAGAAGCCTTACCTGTGTGACAAGTGCGGTCGTGGCTTCAACCGGGTGGACAACCTGCGTTCCCACGTGAAGACCGTGCACCAGGGCAAGGCGGGCATCAAAATCCTGGAGCCCGAGGAGGGGGGTGAGGTCAGCGTGGTCACCGTGGATGACATGGTCACGCTGGCCACCGAGGCACTGGCGGCAACGGCCGTCACTCAGCTCACAG TGGTACCAGTGGGGGCCGCGGTGACCGCCGATGAGACGGAAGTACTTAAGGCCGAGATCAGCAAAGCCGTGAAGCAAGTacaggaggaag acCCCAACACCCACATCCTCTACGCATGTGACTCCTGTGGGGACAAGTTCCTGGACGCGAACAGCCTTGCGCAGCACGTGCGGATCCACACGGCCCAGGCGCTGGTCATGTTCCAGACGGACGCGGACTTCTACCAGCAGTACGGGCCAGGCAGCGCGTGGCCGGCCGGGCAG